A window of Bacteroidales bacterium genomic DNA:
ACACTCAATAACTGGCTGTTGCCTGTTATGGTGTAATTTGTTCCGCCGTTCAGGTCGGTTTCGGTTTTGATAAAGTAAGGTCCGTTTGCCCAGTCAATGCTGGTAAAATTACCACTAACAACAGTGCCTCCTCCTATTTCAATACTTACTAAACCGTTTTCATTAGTAGTTGGTGTTTGAGTTTCAACATACACGGCTGTACCATTTGCAGAACCTTGCAGGATGCTGATTCTCATTCCTATCTGCTGATTGACAATTAATGCATTGCTGCTATTGCGAATAACTGCCTGATAGCTCATTTTTTCGGGTGCTTGAGCAAATACATTTGCCATTAATGATAAGGCTGCTAAAATTGAAAATATTCTTTTCATTGTCTTGTTCTCCTATTTTTTTATTATTTTAAATGTTTTTACTTCTTTGTTGTTTTGGATTACTTTTACAAAATACGTGGCAGGTGCAAGATTGCTCATTGCAATGCTTGTTTGATTGCTTGTGATTTTTTCGCTTTGTAAAAGTTTTCCCTGCATTTCATACAATTGGAAGTGCAGATTTGAAAGTTCAAACTCTTTTACCTCCAATGTAAGGTACTCGGTACTTGGGTTGGGATAAGCCAAAACAGAAAGGGTTATGCCTTTGGCTTCATCAATAGCATTTATAACAGAAATTTCGTAGGGTTGCTGAACTCCTTCGGCTACCGAACCGTTTATTCCGGCATGAGTGTGATAGACGCACTGCCCAACGGAAAAGCTTACTGAACCTGTGCCCCCTGAAATATCTTTACCGGAAGCATTTATACTTATCTGTGCATATAAGTTTGATGTAAAACCAATCAATAAAAGCACGGGTAATAATTTTATCCATCGTATTTTCATAGCTTTACTTTTTTATAATTGTTTTATAAATAAGTTGGTCGTTAGCGAAGCTTAAGATTTTAACAAAATGAGTCCTTTGCAAGGCTATTAACATGCAAATATGTGATTGTTAATAACTTATTGATGTTTTTATTTAAAATTCCAGAAATAATGGTTATTTTAGCGTTATGAAATTAGAAAAATCAGGAAATATGAC
This region includes:
- a CDS encoding T9SS type A sorting domain-containing protein yields the protein MKIRWIKLLPVLLLIGFTSNLYAQISINASGKDISGGTGSVSFSVGQCVYHTHAGINGSVAEGVQQPYEISVINAIDEAKGITLSVLAYPNPSTEYLTLEVKEFELSNLHFQLYEMQGKLLQSEKITSNQTSIAMSNLAPATYFVKVIQNNKEVKTFKIIKK